TTTCATCGAAGCTCAGATCAAAGTAGTAAGCCTATAGATTAAACGATGTGCTTAGGttatagattacctgtggatatggctaggccaccggatagattgtggtaattggcaagtggtgatagccttgtccatcctgCATATTCCACCAcattaggtctagttattaaatcgtagagctcatggcagaccttgtatATTTAACTCTCATAATTGGTAGGCGGGTTGTGCCCCCAAGTACTTGCGCATTTCTTCTAGTCATTAGTTTACCCTTTGTTACTGAAAGATATATCGCTCGCTcttccacctagctatctctagtgtagcttgtctagtagttagtttaggtagttcacactcAACCATATTTATTGTTTACCTAGGATACACTTAGGTTTTACCTTAGCAATCCTAACTATAAATATAAGTTCTAGCCTTCTGCCTCCTGtggaaaaaaaatataaattcgacactcagTACTCATCGAGCGAAGTGCTACGCGATAGTTCTATGCGTTTACGGAATTCCTCCACTGGTCATTAAGAAGTATTGATGCTACCCGAACAAACTGTTACTTTTTAGAGTATGAGTGATGTCTTCAATGCTGACAGCGACTTAGCATTTGATTCCTGAACATTTGATGAAACCTAGATGTGTATATGTTAGAACCACTGCAATTCCCATCACGTCGGTATGTCACATGTTATAAACGTTCTCATGATCTCGTCATCTATGAAAGCTAATGATTTCTTGATGCAACAAGCTAATGATTCCCATCCGTGTCAGCAAAGCAAGGCAAAGCACGTCCAGAACCAATGGCGCCCTTAGCTTGAAGCCAGAATGTtttcttttgtattcaccactaaCTCGGCATCATTTTACATGTCCTGTAGCAAATTTTTCTTGCTTTTACTAAGCATGGACCTTAACCTGTTTTATACATAATAATAATTTTACATGAGCCTAGCAAAACAAGACCAGTTTCAACGGAATTTCGTAATATTCTTCTCAGGTTATTCTTCCCATTACCAGTCCAAATGTGATCAATAATACCTCACCAATATAATTTTCTTTGTTTCTGCTTACAGGTGATAAGATTCTTTTACCACCTTAAGCTCCACCTTACCTACAAGAAGATTATTTTACAGCCTCAAGTTGTCAACAGTGATGCACCCTAACAAGGATGGATATTGGCAATTCTGAAATTTCGGTAATACTCGTGTACCAACGCTGTTTTTAGCACATGGGTACGTCATGCCATACTCAATAAAATTGTAAAATTCAAGCTTTCTGAATGTGGATATCTAAAGGCATCGAGAGTGGTAATCAAGAGCATCTTTCCCGGTTCATACCATCTAATATCTACTCAGAAATTTATTCTGTCCTGACATGAAAAATAATTGCTTAATCTTTGCTGTGTGCTTTACATTGTTTGTAACCTCTCATGCTACATTTTTATGCTTCCTAGCCCGCGCAATTGCGCAGGGTTCCTGCTAGTTAGCATAGATACAGGCAATGTAGCCAATCACAACTTGACTAAAGCAATGCTTTTCTTATATGCAAATCCAATATGAGCAGAAATGTTAGGAATCGCCTAGCTTAAAACTAATGACATGTTTTTGGTTCCCTTCAACGACAAACATTGATGCACTTTTAAATATACAGATAAAAAGATGTCTATATTAACAGAAAACACAAACAAGAATGAGTTCCATATCTAGCAAATTAAAACGGAAAAGGTTCATAAAAAAAAACAGCTGCTCAAGATGATGAATATAAAGCCTTTCCTTAGTAAAGATAGTTCAAAAGCCCACTTACTTGTTTACCATCTTACATATTGTAGTGTTGATCAAGCAAAAGTTACGGATGGTTCCCCTGGCCTTTCAGCTTAAGATCTAGCTCTAACTCCTTATGTCTCAGCTCAAGTTCCAAGCGTTTGTTCTCAATCATCATATGTTCATTCTCCAATGCCATTTTTTCTATCTCCCTGTCCTTCTTCTTCCTGAACCGCTCCCACTTGAGACGTTGCTTTGTGAGTTCCAGTTCCTTTGCTTCAATCTGCAAGCGACGTTTCTGAATCTCTATGGCTTGTGAAGCCAAGTCCTGTTGCAACAAAACCATGTTGGTTGCATCTGTGAAAGCCTTGTTGATGTCCACTGTGACACCATGGGGATCAGACCTCTCACTGCCTTCATGAGAGCTTGATGTGACCAAAGCCACATCACTGTGGCGCTTCCTTTTGTGCGTTGAGGGCTCCCTCATGTTTGTATGCACAGGATGTTGCTCTTCGTCATTCTCCTCGTAATCAGAATCCGCGCTTTGATCGTCTTCATCAGCATCTCCACTTGGATCCCTCCGAGGATCATGCTCCTCTTTACATCTAAGGGCAAGCAGTAGTGAATGCTGAAGTGCATGATCTTCAGGCAAATTTACACGGTTGTTGTTGTGATAGGAACACATCTCCTCATAAAATAGGTGCTTTGAGCTAAGTATCTTTTTTGCATCGTCTTTCATCTTATCAGAAAGATGATTCATGCTATCAAGAAGTGATGGATTAGCCACAACATTGCAAGCAGTGCCCCTACCAAGGATGTCTGTCAGCCTTTTGTATCTCTTGTTAAGGTCATTGAACTTGTCCTCGCACTGTTGCGGTGACACATGACAGCCTCTCTCTCCCATAACCTTCGATATCGCCTTCCATTTGCCCTTCTTCTGCATTATTGTAAAGTTCCTCCTGCCACCACTGGAATCGGCACCATGATCATCTCCAGTGTAAGACACTGCTGTAATCAAAAGTTTTACCATTGAATCTGTCCACTTCATCCGATGCCATGCAGAGcccttcttgcctttgccacttgGGGTATCAGTAGCATCTTCAGCCACATCATGTTCTTCACCATCACTCTTGCAGTTCTTTGAGTGAtgactatggtgttggtggtggtggtcatcaCTCTTTCCATGTTCTTTGAACTGAAATCCAGTAAAGTCATCAGGCTCTGTAGCCCTGGTCATAGACATTGTGAAAGTCCCCGGCATCTGGGAGCTGCTGAAGATCTGTTTTCCAGAGTTTGGAGCATGTTTTTGCATTGAGCTGCCACGTAAGTCTAAAGTATCATAGGGAACCCCTTGCAACATGTTTCCAGGGGGTAGGTCGCTGCCTTCCATTTGCTCAAATGGATCACCCAGACAATTAAAAATATTGTTAATACCATATAAGGGATGCAGGAAGTGCCCCAAAACTCACATCAATATCATGGTGGCACCTGAAAAAGCAATTTGGGATGAAATTTTAAAATCCATTTCATGCATATTTCACTTTTTTATAAGTGTGAAACCACACAGCAAAAACAGAGTTCAAATTTTTAGCAGGATCGCctaagatcaaaggaaaaatgtggaatttgatgacaCAATTAAGTATTATATTTCTCTAGAGATAAATTGCTCAGTGGTATACAAATGAAACCATTCAGCCCATCAAATCTTCCTGATGGCATTGATGATATCATAAATTTGTAACCAAATGAGTGCGGCAGCATGAAAAGGAAACATTGCAGGGACTGCAAGAGGACACTGTGCAATTCTGAACTATACACAGGGCAAACACGGCTCCGCGCCAAATCAGCTGTATTGACTTATATAAGAGAACCATTTGTTCACCTAGTCATCAAAGATGCCATTTTGATGTAACAGTGAGCCCTTGAGAAGTGAGTAAGTGACTGGCTTCACTATCTGAAAATTTCCACAAAATTAGTGTGGTGATACCTATAGCTAGTGGTAGCAGTCTTTTCGTGGTTCAGCAATGGGTTTGTTGACAACAAACGCCTCCTAAATGGGTAGCCATCTAAAGGTGAACATAAGGAGCTGCGCTTCCCCACACCCAAGACACAGATTCTTTCCAAAAGAGCCATCTGTATCTAATAATGATTTTATTTAGGATAACAGTGATGTAGcaagcatcaaattctcattGGGATAAGAGGATACGTCCAAACAGGGCAAAATTGCAGAGCCAGTACCACCACCAGGAAACCATTTCTTCGCCTAGCCCCAATAGATCTCATACTATGCCCTAAATAACCGAGACTTCGCGGAGCTTCAATCAAAGGTGAAGAAGGAACCCCATCACCCATCGATTCCCCCGACACCTATTATCGACGAGAACGAATCTGCGCCGACGACGGTAGTCCTACTCCTACAAACAAGCAGCCTACCAACGGAGCAAGAATCACCTGCCCACTATTCCACTAAGGCCTGTTCCATCCATGATCTCCCCCCACACCAGGAACAGCACATTGGCCTCACCGAAACGGCAGCAGAGAAAgacacccaaaaaaaaaaaggacggCAGCCACACACAGCAGTACATACAACATACCATGTCCCAAAAAGGAAGCGAGGGGGCAAGCTCACCGTAGCGGCACGGCGAGGAGAAGAGTCCCGCGGCGCCTCTGTCCGGTTGCCACCAGCTACGCACCTCCCCAGCTCCCCTTCGGTCCTTCCCTAGGCAGGGCTGTTCTTGGGGTTGGCAGCCACCAGCCAGAGCCGAGCCGACGAGGACGGAGGCGGACGGACGACGACTAGTAGACGGAAAAACCATTAAACTAGACCGAAAGGCTGGAGCACGAACTGAAAGCGACGCGCCGTGCCCGTGCGTGTCCGGGGACGCCGTCCGGCCGCTCTCTCTGACATGCGGGGCGTGAAACGTGGAGTCCGCGTGTCAGGCACGGCGGTGGGATAAAACTGTGGgcgggtgccctggccctggcgCGTGGGTTATTTTAGTGTGGGCCCCTCTGTTGGCCCACCAAAATCACCAACCCGCCTCCCACCGTCTCGGGGCTCTTGGCGGCTGTTCTGGGCCGAGCCCGGCGGAGTTGGCCCGTCATAATTTGGCCCAGAGTGAAATTGTACGCCCAATAGAGCCGACGTCAGTGTCGCGCCTTCACGATAGTAGTTAGGAGTCCGTCTTTTCGAAAGCAGGACGGAAAGTTTGTGGCAGTAAATGGGTCAGTTTGTCCCTTTTTTTTTTCCCGgtaggtagcgtgtccgtgcgttgctatgaaataactaataatttatactaaaaacacacggatcgtacgataagataacaatactgtaaaaattaaataccaacgttaaagtgatatttaataaaaaaacaaagtttatgaatttaacacagtcacagaGTGCGCGGCATCGTAGGCTCacaactctactttatagatctTTCAGTGATgcgactaagataatattttatattggcaGAAAGAAAATCTCCTTATCCATTTCTTTTATTGTAATCtatttatctggacaatgtttgaagtgagggcacggttacagtttttagtagctttacgatattgtccgaagctatgagatgattgatgtcttacaataatcctttcattaatttagttttctatctatgtttaattatTTATTCAAtctattttataggcacgccagtagataatggatgacaaaatttcaagcatccataatttatctcttttactttgagcatgagttttgtttttattttttaattaatatattgtcctttttgtttttatcgtagcgttagcacgagcatgcatgaaaaacgaagatgtctttacattgcagaaatctttcaagaagatcatgcatagattattcttgtattgaaaattatatatatacactcacataaatattttaattaaactataaaattttgaattaggatacgaggtaagacatgcaaacataTATTTTAAAACTGCatgtagagtccaaagaacttaataaataaatccttctagaggcaatgcaaattctctctaatcttttattcggtgtagttagtgttatcatagtacccgcatATATTCATGGGAAACAAATCGTGGACAAAacgtggatattttttggtgcgatattACAACATGGGTCCATAGTCCTGCCAATATCCTTAAGAcagatcacataaaggatgagagttCCTTTATAAGATTactcacaagagactcaaacttatatctgatcatggtaatattgaattgctttgcatcaaaaacATCGACAATGATAAACGGGGATATAGATTTTAgtatgtgtgggggtattaacccctatacccttacggctaagcttgggctggcccggatcgatgggttcagtctacccgaaagatgacgtgcggcccagttaacctgatcggagtcccgcacaaggaatcaagacggatttggtgaccaagcaggatcctggtcggttagaatagaaatccttatccggccacatatggcaattgtaactaactaggattagtttccagatctataaccctaccccccggactatataaggcgggcaggggacccctctaaaaaatatctctcattgacatacagcaatacaaatcagacgcaggacgtaggtattacgccttcttggcggccgaacctggataaaacctcgtgtctgtcttgcgtcaccgtcttgtttgtggcttgcgcatttgtctgccgataatctactaccttgggcatacccctaggtagactgccgaccatatttcgtcgacagtatgCATAGTGAAGGAAAACTCAACATTGGtcttctcagcagcttttctgaggctttgcagtgctaacttgtccttactcagatagtcaagaggtgcaccataaaattatgcaccactaagaaaagtgtcaccattggttgctaaaagcatctaggcccctagttgagtttcggtgattaatgacaatacgtgattactgtgactaacgtgtgttttacagatgcaattgagctaggtcatggtaatggcaattgattgggtaatcatggttgtcatgcccctacgatggaaatcgttttggttttcaaatgatggacgacaaggttaaggattgactagttctaagtgtcgtttcgagttgaagagacacttagagtagtttaggactttattttttctttggtcgtactattaaggggggtatggataggtagcttgacctagatgagtctagtggattcggtgtggtgcacacttgctaaatctagcactaggtagcttctaaaaagcccttagaccaattggagtaaacttcattcacatatgattgcgagatggaagtgaatggagggtcaaatactgaccggacgctggttccggtgtgactggacgctggcacagagtccgatcagttcatttgatcaaggtgaaatcgtttggtgcgaccggacgctgagaggtgagtgaccggacgctgggtgccagcgccctgtcgactccagtaaggttccagagagggaaaatcatgaccggacgcgtccagttagtgctgaccgaacgttgtccagcgtccggtcacaacataaACACTGGGtttcagggagaactgaccggagcgttcggtcaacatgaccagagcgtccggtcaccccgcagagacacataacggtttgttttgaacacgggtgtataaatacttcctccattcgtgtgaggatgcacttttgctcattccaatagctagaaaacacccttgagagtgccaaaaagagcaaggttctggtgaggtgattgagatttaagaatctaagagagagccctcattagtgaaagcaagagtagcaaagtatgcatccacccttctcattaagcTTGTCGTGGTctagtgagagttcatgcttgttactcttggtgatcgtcatcatctagacgacttggtggtgattgggagcttggtgatcatctggcagaGATTGTGgggttatgggtgattcaccatgatagaatgtcaaagaatcagcccatagagagcacttgatccttgcacggatcaagaggGAGTTACActcttacgcgggtgctccaacgaggactagtggggagtggcgactctccaatacctcggtaaaatatcgtcgtgttcctccttctctctttactttgagcatttactttgagcaattcaattcttgtttttacattcatagaattgccatactagagtagtattggaacttaggttgcaagtctttttgtgtggtagaatattagaaacactttctatgcATAAGGGGTAAAGTTGGGCTaatcgtaggatttaattattataaagaaatttagaattagcccaattcatccccctctcttaggcatcttgatcatttcaattggtatcagagtcagtttctcacgtatttaggcttaaccgcctagagaaagatgtctcacggggatgtacctcctcctatctttgagggggatgatttttcttattgaaAAATCTGTatagaggcgtatttagaagctctagatgttgggatACTTAGAGCCgtctcacaaggtttcccaaaacctcaggatgccacacacctacaaggtgatgaaatcaattacgaaaaatagaatgcaaaggctcgaaacaccatctttagaggcatcttgtgttggttgtgcggcaccctattgagggtttggcatgtgaagccaattagcgcgtgaacatctaagtgtgtgaatcgccacaacaaggagtagcttaccggctagcaagtgaacctcggtaaaaaatcattatgttcatcatttaattctgagatgattggtcttcattgctatttattcttgtgattgattggctccttcctcgatatGGCGGTATAaaaaattgctcactctctttattttaccgcaaactagttgtcaagctctttagtatagctagttatgagagcttgttagtttggttagtatggctctttagttagcctttgagagcacattaacttagtttagtgtcatagcttttgtacggatagaaactatataaactagaattgtggtaggtggcttgctattttagtaggctagcgcaacacttgcttcgctttataattatctaatcagtttgttaagtattattgtagaaatttttaataggctattcatccccctctagccattaggacctttcacctaccctacttgccagggctgacagacttactcggacggacaggcttatatgttccatcttagatctgtgagttctatgctacactttggattgacctgcAGCACAAATTTATACATTTTGCTTTTAGAGGCCAagactataggctgatgagctttagggttagagagatacacaggcttcaggagcagcccatccggctacatgaggtgtgctatggatagacagatcctcctagacgccctcacggtggtcttgtaccccctacagatctagttcgccattgcttcatagagtcTTTCGGTGAGGGGTTGAGCAGGACACCCAGAgacctcactcctacagctagagtgcttgatgctattatgaggaggaccctgctttcgaggatgggatatcgcgagggcctgactcgcatacagttatgaCTAccgaactctctgatgcagcagactgtttttgatatttgggatctcttactatcaaagatggaggatactattgcagaggggtttagaggtcaccgatagttgtcctatgctcactggattacattcttgattcatagAGCAGTTACAGTGAGACCACCTAAGATGCTagcagagtacagtggtgctactacagagttccctgtaTACAatatgactcagatgctccaccatagtgcagtgaggacacctagccagccgcactgtcatctagaggtgccagagactgcagcccagcaggatgagaccatcaggggcataacagctatagaggaggagcagttagatgttcaataggaggggatggtcaagagcgaccccagtgacagctcagatgatgactattaggctatccctcagatgcctccatgacgatatgaccatgaggccagtagctccagtttagctccacctacaccacagtCAGACtctgctctccttgctatacttaagtggatgaggcaggatcaggctcgctaggcctaggagactattgctacatttgcatagtttcaaactaggcaggatgagttctagcgacagtagcaggctatacagcagcagcagtaggccatgcatcagcaatagctcctcatgcagcagcagctcctcggatttatgcagcatgttgtgatagctattggggctccaccgccatagccttcaccccagatcgggcagcctgctaccacttctacgactctagctttacagcccagtgggcttcagagttagggacagccaccaaCATAGTTTTCTtctcctacagagtaggtgtctcagtggtttgcctcaccagtgccagccccgtagttcacaccttttcagacatgcttcacaccggctcagacttcctcgctgcttgtgCTAGAAACTACAATCTCTAGAAGTCTTGGTGCtacatttagtgagttgacagggcagcctactccactaTATCTTCATGTCTCAGGTCCTTTCATAGTTGCACCTAATACCAGGagtatagagacgctcccttcttcagttgcatcatcagaaccgcctgctacagtcatacctgcAGAGTCTCAGGCCGCACCAGttcctgatctgacccagactgcttcagcatcgctttcagctatagagggtcagactgcttagagcttaggattagatgatgatggcacacagttccagctcgctcctcatacctcagcgcctgactcgtccgctgtagccccatcgaccgacccttaggttttggtgtttgacgtcaaagggggagagggatcgagtatgttagacttagggggagcgacttatctagggggagtttagcttatctattatatttgttttttatgtgtgatacactattatgcattcatgtgtttactttcatgcatcgaactatatttatgtgatagtgatatctacgtgatcatgataataatgtgatatgtgacatgtgtgctctctactttaaattatttatatgtcatatcacttgtattATGCTTATTTGCTTTACTTCTGTGTTTTACtccgatacaaatgagctttattatttgtactcatgcttatttcatatatattgagtatatcatgttggcttgggtcatataagcttgcctaactcttttgttcttattgtcaaaagcttatatgaaccaagcatgttaaaaaccttatctctttcatgtactcgaggtggtattgtcatcaatcaccaaaaaggaggagattgaaaacatctaggcccctagttgggttttagtgattaatgacaatacgtgattattgtgactaacatgtgttttgcagatgcaattgagctaggtcacggtaatggcaattgattgggcaatcatggttgtcatgcccctacgatggaaattgttttggttttcaaaggatggacgacaaggttaaggatggactagttctaagtatcattTGGAGTTGAAGACTTTGTtttggttgtcatgcccctacacttggagtagtttaggactttgtttttcctttggccgtactattaagggggtatggaggggtagcttgacctaagtgagtccagtggattaggtgtggtgcacacttgctaaatcaaGCACTAGGTaactcctaaaaagcccttagaccaattggagcaaacttcattcacatatgattatgAGATGAaattgaatggagggtcaaatgctgaccggacgctggttctgatgtgaccgaacgctagcgcAGAGTtcagtcagtttatttgatcaagatGAAATCGtctaatgcgaccggacgctgggtgtcagcgttcggtcgactctagtaaggttccagagatagAAAATCGTGACCTTC
This sequence is a window from Miscanthus floridulus cultivar M001 chromosome 10, ASM1932011v1, whole genome shotgun sequence. Protein-coding genes within it:
- the LOC136488543 gene encoding trihelix transcription factor GT-3a-like, giving the protein MEGSDLPPGNMLQGVPYDTLDLRGSSMQKHAPNSGKQIFSSSQMPGTFTMSMTRATEPDDFTGFQFKEHGKSDDHHHQHHSHHSKNCKSDGEEHDVAEDATDTPSGKGKKGSAWHRMKWTDSMVKLLITAVSYTGDDHGADSSGGRRNFTIMQKKGKWKAISKVMGERGCHVSPQQCEDKFNDLNKRYKRLTDILGRGTACNVVANPSLLDSMNHLSDKMKDDAKKILSSKHLFYEEMCSYHNNNRVNLPEDHALQHSLLLALRCKEEHDPRRDPSGDADEDDQSADSDYEENDEEQHPVHTNMREPSTHKRKRHSDVALVTSSSHEGSERSDPHGVTVDINKAFTDATNMVLLQQDLASQAIEIQKRRLQIEAKELELTKQRLKWERFRKKKDREIEKMALENEHMMIENKRLELELRHKELELDLKLKGQGNHP